The following are encoded in a window of Maridesulfovibrio ferrireducens genomic DNA:
- the hisF gene encoding imidazole glycerol phosphate synthase subunit HisF produces MLKKRLIPKLQMMPSSFNPEQMVLVITVGFDKTLEIGDPVSQAKIYEAQAADELIFIDIRAGKQGIERLAKVARTAAEEIFMPFTLGGGIRTLEDIRVLLSNGADKVSINTVAVDNPEFITNSARMFGDQCVVLSIDTKTNSAGKYEVWTRGGTVNTGLDPVEWAIQGQNLGAGEILITSISRDGSRKGLDIELTKNISDAVSIPVITSGGCGLAQHFIDGFIAGNASAVSAGTYFCMKDENPMQTRSQIKNAGIPIRILT; encoded by the coding sequence ATGCTGAAAAAAAGATTGATACCTAAGCTGCAAATGATGCCAAGCTCATTTAATCCTGAGCAGATGGTTCTGGTTATCACGGTCGGCTTTGATAAAACATTAGAAATCGGCGATCCTGTTTCACAAGCTAAAATTTATGAAGCACAGGCTGCTGACGAACTTATTTTCATAGATATAAGAGCAGGCAAGCAAGGAATTGAAAGACTGGCAAAAGTTGCCAGAACTGCCGCTGAAGAAATCTTCATGCCTTTCACCCTAGGTGGAGGAATAAGAACCCTTGAAGACATCAGAGTTCTGCTTTCAAATGGAGCAGATAAAGTCAGCATCAACACGGTTGCAGTTGATAATCCTGAATTTATAACTAATTCAGCCCGAATGTTTGGTGATCAATGCGTGGTCTTGAGCATCGATACAAAGACCAACTCTGCGGGAAAGTACGAAGTCTGGACACGCGGCGGAACCGTTAATACAGGTCTCGATCCAGTTGAGTGGGCTATTCAAGGACAAAACTTAGGAGCGGGAGAAATTCTCATTACTTCCATCAGTCGCGATGGATCGCGCAAAGGGCTTGATATTGAGTTGACTAAAAATATTTCTGACGCTGTATCAATCCCCGTAATCACTTCGGGAGGCTGCGGACTTGCTCAGCACTTCATTGATGGTTTTATTGCAGGAAACGCTTCTGCGGTTTCGGCCGGAACTTACTTTTGCATGAAAGATGAAAACCCCATGCAAACTCGTTCTCAAATCAAAAATGCCGGAATACCAATCCGCATATTAACATAA
- the pseG gene encoding UDP-2,4-diacetamido-2,4,6-trideoxy-beta-L-altropyranose hydrolase, whose protein sequence is MTQNSLINLSGKSLIIQADAGPSIGVGHVMRCLALAQEWIHCGGSAILIGRIEGKSLLERIKDFGLKHISFSADSSTDSVISAVLDYAQKTVTGSWIVLDNYSLTTGHQKQIWKNFPRLLVIDDYHHINEYCAGMILNQNIGAENISYKTNEETRILAGTSYAMLRDEFRNDTSHSLDEQKTRIIITMGGADAGNVTLSTLRAIEALKRPDLKVSAILGPANPHVKSITEFVDNSSLDVDVLVDVKNMSSQISKSDLAITAGGSSCWEMCAMSVPMIVIVTAENQKELSNGLAKADAAINLGNADELKESTVSETIKKLLDAPARMKLLAESAKKLIDGNGVQRIISAMQEAVILRPATYEDRDQIFEWINDPETRKWSYNQAPIKPEEHDAWFTSRLADEEFIYLIAENGSGQNIGQIRFENIGKNYEAHVLVSKNCRGKGAGAKLIRSASLRLIKEKEPKQIIAKAKEDNIASIKSFQKAGYIITGKIAVNGSESVVMKFTGMPEE, encoded by the coding sequence ATGACGCAAAATAGCCTGATTAATCTTTCCGGCAAGTCCTTGATCATCCAAGCTGATGCAGGCCCATCCATTGGAGTAGGCCATGTTATGAGATGCCTTGCTCTTGCACAGGAATGGATTCATTGCGGAGGTTCGGCAATTCTGATCGGAAGGATTGAGGGAAAGTCACTACTCGAAAGAATTAAAGATTTCGGCCTGAAACATATTTCTTTTTCAGCCGACAGTTCAACTGATTCAGTAATTTCAGCAGTGCTCGATTACGCTCAAAAAACAGTTACAGGAAGCTGGATTGTTCTTGATAACTATAGCCTGACGACCGGCCATCAAAAACAAATCTGGAAAAATTTTCCTCGCCTGTTGGTAATTGATGACTATCACCATATTAATGAATACTGTGCAGGCATGATTCTGAACCAGAACATTGGTGCAGAAAATATTAGCTACAAAACGAACGAAGAAACTCGCATCCTTGCCGGGACAAGCTACGCAATGCTCAGAGATGAATTCAGAAATGACACAAGTCATTCCCTGGATGAGCAAAAAACTCGTATAATAATCACAATGGGTGGAGCTGATGCAGGAAACGTAACACTTTCCACTCTGCGAGCCATTGAAGCCCTGAAAAGACCAGACCTGAAAGTGTCGGCAATCCTTGGACCTGCCAACCCGCACGTAAAATCCATCACTGAGTTCGTTGATAACAGCTCACTGGATGTGGATGTCCTTGTGGACGTAAAAAATATGTCCTCACAAATTTCAAAAAGTGATTTGGCAATCACGGCAGGAGGCAGTTCCTGTTGGGAAATGTGTGCTATGTCAGTTCCGATGATAGTTATAGTTACAGCTGAAAACCAAAAAGAACTTTCAAACGGACTGGCAAAAGCAGATGCGGCTATCAATCTTGGAAATGCAGACGAACTTAAAGAATCTACTGTTTCTGAAACTATAAAAAAACTTTTAGATGCTCCCGCCCGAATGAAACTTCTTGCCGAATCCGCAAAAAAATTAATTGACGGAAACGGCGTTCAAAGAATTATTTCTGCCATGCAGGAAGCTGTCATCCTTCGTCCTGCTACATACGAAGACCGGGACCAAATATTTGAATGGATAAATGATCCCGAAACCAGAAAATGGTCATATAATCAGGCTCCCATTAAGCCCGAAGAACACGACGCATGGTTCACATCACGTTTAGCTGACGAAGAGTTTATATACCTGATTGCTGAAAATGGATCAGGGCAGAATATCGGACAGATTCGCTTCGAAAATATCGGCAAAAACTACGAAGCTCACGTACTTGTGTCAAAAAATTGCAGAGGTAAAGGTGCCGGCGCAAAACTTATCAGAAGCGCATCTTTAAGACTCATAAAAGAAAAAGAACCTAAACAGATCATAGCCAAAGCTAAGGAAGATAATATTGCATCAATTAAATCTTTCCAGAAAGCAGGCTATATAATTACCGGGAAAATTGCCGTAAACGGATCTGAAAGCGTGGTCATGAAATTCACAGGTATGCCTGAGGAGTAA
- a CDS encoding N-acetyl sugar amidotransferase, protein MTELKRCTQCVLPETHETIHFDEKGVCNICRQNEFKEEKIDWTSRKKDLDELVSTYKGQGDYDCLVPFSGGKDSTYTLHYLVKEYGLKPLVVRFDHGFLRPNLHENTMKTIRELGVDVLTFTPNWRIVQKLMLQSFFDKGDFCWHCHTGIFAYPMWIALEKKIPLIFWGEPSAEYTAYYSYDQAEEVDEKRFNRFVNLGISAEDMYVRLNGAVDKRDLKPYTYPPLKELRKLKYRSVCLGSYIPWDVKANSKLISDDLGWQGDEVENVPPGYGYEKIECYLQGVRDYIKFIKRGYTRPSHLATIDVRNNRISREEAMEIVRKYEGYKPPSLELFLTHIGLSEAEFYEVALSHGVSPYKHDPASDKPGKKTSDFDSWSKAGEMPKEYASEQMARWRKRHTQD, encoded by the coding sequence ATGACCGAACTTAAACGCTGTACCCAATGTGTACTCCCTGAAACTCATGAGACCATACACTTTGATGAAAAAGGTGTTTGCAATATTTGTCGCCAGAACGAATTCAAAGAAGAAAAAATAGACTGGACTTCCAGAAAAAAAGATCTGGATGAACTGGTTTCTACATACAAAGGTCAGGGTGATTACGATTGCCTCGTACCATTCAGCGGCGGCAAAGACAGCACATATACACTCCACTATCTAGTTAAAGAATACGGATTAAAACCACTTGTTGTCCGCTTTGACCATGGTTTCCTGCGCCCTAATCTTCATGAAAACACTATGAAGACCATCCGTGAACTGGGTGTTGATGTGCTAACCTTCACTCCAAACTGGCGCATAGTGCAGAAACTTATGCTTCAGAGCTTTTTCGACAAGGGTGACTTTTGCTGGCACTGCCATACAGGAATCTTCGCCTATCCTATGTGGATAGCTCTCGAAAAGAAAATTCCTCTTATTTTCTGGGGCGAACCATCAGCAGAATACACAGCTTACTACAGCTACGATCAGGCTGAAGAAGTTGATGAGAAAAGATTCAACCGTTTTGTAAATCTCGGAATATCAGCCGAAGATATGTACGTTAGACTTAACGGAGCCGTGGATAAACGTGATCTCAAACCTTATACTTATCCTCCTCTCAAAGAACTTAGAAAACTAAAATACAGATCCGTCTGTCTCGGCTCGTATATCCCGTGGGATGTTAAAGCCAACTCTAAGCTTATCTCTGACGATCTTGGCTGGCAGGGTGATGAGGTTGAGAACGTTCCGCCGGGATACGGATATGAAAAAATTGAGTGTTACCTTCAGGGCGTTCGCGATTACATAAAATTTATTAAACGTGGCTACACCCGCCCATCACACCTTGCGACTATTGATGTTCGAAACAACCGTATCTCTCGTGAAGAAGCAATGGAAATTGTTCGTAAGTACGAAGGCTATAAACCACCGTCTCTTGAACTTTTCCTGACTCACATCGGACTGAGTGAAGCAGAATTTTATGAAGTGGCTCTTAGTCACGGCGTTTCTCCATACAAACACGATCCAGCAAGCGACAAGCCCGGAAAGAAAACTTCCGACTTCGATTCATGGTCCAAAGCCGGTGAAATGCCTAAAGAATATGCTTCCGAACAAATGGCCCGCTGGCGTAAACGTCACACACAGGACTAA
- the pseI gene encoding pseudaminic acid synthase: MSQVIINNRTIGTGHPTYIIAEMSANHNQNFDAAVELINIAKECGVDAIKIQTYTPDTITLDCDNEFFKIGKGTIWEGQTLHSLYGKAYTPWEWQPKLKKIADDLGLDFFSTPFDDSAVDFLEEMDVPVYKIASFELVDIPLIKKVAATGKPVIMSTGMGTLSEIDEAVSAFRQAGGTDLILLKCTSAYPAPPESMNLHTIMNMQETFGVPCGLSDHSLGIEIPITAVALGACVIEKHFIKSRADGGPDSSFSLEAEELKAMVVSIRNAEKALGKVQYQITEKEKAGRVFRKSIFACKDILKGESLSADNIKCVRPGYGLHTRHFEEIMGKKALNDIRLGTPISWDKLS, translated from the coding sequence ATGTCACAAGTAATAATAAACAACCGGACCATCGGGACCGGACATCCGACATATATAATTGCCGAAATGTCCGCCAATCATAACCAGAACTTTGATGCCGCGGTTGAATTGATTAATATTGCCAAGGAATGCGGCGTAGATGCGATTAAAATACAGACCTACACGCCGGATACCATCACACTGGACTGTGACAATGAATTTTTCAAAATAGGCAAGGGAACCATATGGGAAGGACAAACACTCCATTCTCTTTACGGTAAAGCCTACACCCCATGGGAGTGGCAACCCAAACTTAAAAAGATTGCGGATGATCTTGGACTTGATTTTTTCTCGACTCCGTTCGATGACTCGGCTGTCGACTTTTTAGAAGAAATGGACGTACCTGTTTACAAAATTGCCTCTTTTGAACTTGTAGACATTCCTTTAATCAAAAAAGTGGCCGCAACAGGTAAGCCTGTAATCATGTCCACAGGCATGGGAACTCTTTCGGAAATTGATGAAGCTGTAAGCGCATTTCGCCAAGCGGGCGGAACGGATCTGATTTTATTGAAATGCACCAGTGCCTATCCGGCTCCTCCTGAGTCCATGAATCTGCATACTATTATGAATATGCAGGAGACATTTGGAGTTCCATGCGGCCTGTCCGATCATTCACTCGGAATTGAAATACCAATAACAGCTGTGGCTTTAGGGGCCTGTGTTATTGAAAAACACTTCATAAAATCCAGAGCAGACGGCGGACCTGACAGTTCTTTCTCTCTTGAAGCTGAAGAGCTGAAAGCAATGGTAGTTTCAATACGTAATGCTGAAAAAGCTCTGGGAAAAGTGCAATACCAGATAACCGAAAAAGAAAAAGCCGGAAGGGTTTTTAGAAAATCTATTTTTGCATGCAAAGATATTCTCAAAGGTGAGTCTCTCTCTGCTGATAATATTAAATGTGTACGCCCCGGTTACGGATTGCACACTCGCCACTTTGAAGAAATCATGGGCAAAAAAGCCCTTAACGACATACGGTTAGGAACTCCCATAAGCTGGGATAAACTTTCCTGA
- the hisH gene encoding imidazole glycerol phosphate synthase subunit HisH, protein MIGIVDYGMGNLLSVFNAVEMCGEDVIICESPDSLKDVERIILPGVGAFGDMMSNLKKSGLIPTLEQAVFNEKKPFLGICLGMQALARSSEEHDKCNGLGWLDADIIKLAPSDASLRIPHVGWNSLTFKKNSPLFKGLPLNPDFYFVHSFFMRCDHEKDVDAYCEYGGKVTAAVRKDNIFATQFHPEKSQEYGLKVLENFLEWTP, encoded by the coding sequence ATGATCGGAATCGTAGACTATGGAATGGGCAACCTGCTCTCAGTCTTCAATGCGGTAGAAATGTGCGGTGAAGATGTCATCATCTGTGAATCTCCGGACAGCCTGAAAGACGTTGAGAGAATCATACTCCCCGGCGTTGGAGCCTTCGGAGACATGATGTCCAATCTCAAAAAATCAGGACTTATTCCAACCCTTGAACAGGCTGTTTTCAATGAAAAGAAGCCTTTTCTAGGGATATGTCTAGGTATGCAGGCTTTAGCCAGATCAAGTGAAGAGCATGACAAATGCAACGGGCTTGGCTGGCTTGATGCTGACATTATAAAACTTGCCCCTTCCGATGCAAGCCTGAGAATCCCTCACGTCGGCTGGAACTCACTGACATTTAAAAAGAACAGCCCTTTGTTTAAAGGGCTTCCTCTTAATCCGGACTTTTACTTCGTCCACTCTTTCTTCATGCGTTGCGATCACGAAAAAGACGTGGACGCTTATTGTGAATATGGCGGAAAAGTCACTGCTGCAGTTAGAAAGGACAATATTTTCGCAACACAATTCCACCCCGAGAAAAGTCAGGAATACGGATTAAAAGTATTAGAAAACTTCTTGGAATGGACTCCTTAA
- a CDS encoding aminotransferase class III-fold pyridoxal phosphate-dependent enzyme, translating to MNSKFSLSLAAQEKAKKRIPGMTQLLSKRPDMFSMGVWPAYYSKASGSKIWDLDGNEYTDMSISGIGACVLGYNDPDVDGAVIKAISNGVASSLNCPEEIELAEVLCELHPWADMARYARTGGEAMTVAVRIARASTGRDKIAFCGYHGWHDWYLAANVGTDNALGEHLIPGLDPSGVPSQLAGTALPFGYNKPEELEKIIAEHGSEIAAVVMEPIRNIDPDPGFLQRIKELARKTGAVFIFDEISAGFRICAGGGHLKLGCEPDMAVFSKAMGNGYCMAAIIGRREVMEAAQKTFVSSTNWTEKIGPTAALATIAKFRRTNAHEHLLEFGQKVQEGWQAVADKNGIPVHVGGIYPLSHFSFETEEPLSVKSLFVQLMRDKGFLASTIYYPMLAHTLEDVSRYLEAVDESFSTIADACKNDTVKSLMEGRPSGSGFKRLT from the coding sequence ATGAATAGTAAATTCTCTTTGTCGCTGGCAGCTCAGGAAAAGGCAAAAAAACGTATCCCCGGTATGACACAATTGTTGTCTAAACGTCCGGACATGTTTTCCATGGGTGTATGGCCTGCTTACTACAGCAAAGCGTCCGGCTCTAAAATATGGGATCTCGACGGTAACGAATACACCGACATGAGTATCTCAGGAATCGGAGCGTGTGTATTGGGATACAACGACCCAGACGTTGATGGAGCCGTAATTAAAGCTATTTCCAACGGAGTCGCATCTTCGCTCAACTGCCCGGAAGAAATCGAACTGGCAGAAGTTCTTTGCGAACTGCACCCCTGGGCAGACATGGCCAGATACGCCCGCACAGGCGGAGAAGCTATGACTGTCGCGGTGCGTATTGCTCGCGCCTCAACCGGACGTGATAAAATCGCATTCTGCGGTTACCACGGCTGGCACGACTGGTATCTTGCTGCAAACGTCGGAACCGACAACGCACTGGGTGAACATCTCATCCCCGGTCTGGATCCAAGCGGAGTCCCTTCACAGTTAGCGGGAACAGCTCTTCCATTCGGGTACAACAAGCCTGAAGAACTGGAAAAAATTATCGCTGAGCACGGTAGCGAAATTGCCGCCGTTGTAATGGAACCAATCAGAAACATCGACCCTGATCCCGGATTTCTACAACGGATAAAAGAATTAGCCCGCAAAACCGGGGCTGTTTTCATATTTGATGAAATTTCTGCAGGCTTTAGAATTTGCGCAGGTGGAGGCCATTTAAAACTGGGCTGTGAACCTGACATGGCTGTTTTTTCTAAAGCTATGGGTAACGGCTATTGCATGGCTGCCATCATAGGTAGACGTGAAGTGATGGAAGCTGCTCAAAAAACTTTCGTCAGCAGCACCAACTGGACTGAGAAAATAGGTCCGACCGCAGCATTGGCAACTATCGCTAAATTCCGAAGAACTAATGCACACGAACACCTTTTAGAGTTTGGACAAAAAGTACAGGAAGGCTGGCAGGCTGTTGCCGATAAAAACGGAATCCCCGTACATGTAGGGGGTATATACCCTTTAAGCCACTTCTCTTTTGAAACGGAAGAGCCTCTTTCAGTCAAATCTCTTTTTGTCCAATTGATGCGCGACAAAGGATTTCTGGCTTCTACAATTTACTACCCGATGCTGGCGCACACCCTTGAGGATGTCAGCCGCTATCTTGAAGCGGTAGACGAAAGCTTCAGCACAATCGCAGATGCCTGTAAAAATGACACGGTTAAATCCCTAATGGAAGGTCGCCCCTCCGGCTCCGGCTTCAAAAGGCTCACCTAG
- a CDS encoding GNAT family N-acetyltransferase yields MITLDKTNKNRINGKNLYLRPITPADVNEEYLRWMNDKEITTFLESRFSEQTLESIASFVTSMISDPANILFAICEKQGNRHVGNIRLGPINALHSFAEIGILIGQRDCWGKGYASEAIGLVVHYAFNQLQIHKLTSGAYACNSASIRTFEKNGFVIEGTLKDHFRHNGNFVNCIKLGLINPNYENE; encoded by the coding sequence ATGATTACTCTGGATAAAACAAATAAAAATCGCATCAACGGGAAGAATCTCTACCTTCGCCCGATAACTCCGGCGGATGTAAATGAAGAATACCTCCGTTGGATGAATGATAAAGAAATAACGACTTTTCTTGAATCCCGCTTTTCAGAACAAACCTTGGAATCCATTGCGTCTTTTGTCACCAGCATGATCAGCGACCCCGCCAATATTCTTTTTGCGATTTGCGAAAAACAAGGGAATCGCCATGTAGGTAATATCAGGCTCGGACCGATCAACGCCCTCCATTCTTTTGCAGAGATAGGAATTCTGATTGGACAAAGGGACTGTTGGGGTAAAGGATACGCATCGGAAGCCATAGGTTTAGTTGTTCACTACGCTTTTAATCAATTGCAAATCCATAAGCTGACTTCAGGCGCTTACGCCTGTAATTCTGCTTCAATAAGAACTTTTGAAAAAAATGGTTTTGTAATTGAAGGAACACTCAAGGACCACTTTCGGCATAATGGTAATTTCGTAAACTGCATCAAACTAGGACTTATTAATCCGAACTACGAAAATGAATAG
- a CDS encoding aldo/keto reductase, with translation MSSLTDSNRLVLGTVQLGMSYGIANTSGKPNQSLADEIVSKAWQGGIREFDTAQIYGESEIILGKSLQNLGLSDKAKIISKPSPEQSLLGKGTVELLIRESLERLKIKSFYGFMLHKEDQLSEWDEGLGEQLQKVQADGLAEYIGVSVYSTEKALQALNTEGIDIIQVPSNILDRRFERAGVFEKAAQLGKTLYVRSVFLQGLFFMPLENLPKHMIFASPFIQAVTKLASDNGLSIHELALKYAAQAYPHAKILVGAELPEQITENMEAWLGDGPEDLVNQVRHIFDSVPEKVINPVLWK, from the coding sequence ATGTCCTCCCTAACTGATTCAAACAGACTTGTACTCGGCACCGTACAACTCGGTATGAGCTACGGAATTGCCAATACTTCCGGAAAACCGAATCAGTCTCTTGCCGATGAAATCGTATCCAAAGCCTGGCAAGGCGGCATAAGAGAATTTGATACGGCTCAGATCTATGGCGAAAGCGAGATTATTCTCGGTAAGAGTCTACAGAACCTCGGCCTGTCCGATAAAGCAAAAATTATAAGTAAACCTTCTCCTGAACAATCCCTTCTGGGCAAAGGAACTGTTGAACTATTAATACGGGAATCCTTGGAGCGGCTTAAAATTAAGTCCTTTTATGGATTCATGCTCCATAAAGAAGACCAGCTTTCTGAGTGGGACGAAGGACTTGGCGAACAACTACAAAAAGTCCAAGCTGACGGATTAGCCGAATACATCGGAGTCTCAGTATACTCAACGGAAAAGGCTCTTCAGGCATTGAACACTGAGGGCATAGACATTATTCAAGTTCCATCAAACATTCTTGATCGTCGATTTGAGCGGGCAGGAGTTTTTGAAAAAGCGGCACAGCTTGGAAAAACTCTTTATGTCCGCAGCGTCTTCTTGCAGGGACTCTTTTTTATGCCTCTGGAAAACCTTCCAAAGCATATGATCTTTGCAAGTCCCTTCATTCAGGCTGTTACAAAGCTGGCAAGTGATAACGGCCTGAGCATCCACGAACTCGCTCTAAAATACGCCGCTCAGGCATATCCACATGCAAAAATACTTGTCGGGGCTGAACTTCCTGAACAAATTACTGAAAACATGGAAGCATGGCTCGGAGACGGACCTGAGGACCTTGTTAATCAAGTCAGACATATTTTTGATTCTGTGCCTGAAAAAGTCATTAACCCTGTGCTCTGGAAATAA
- a CDS encoding cytidylyltransferase domain-containing protein, translating to MKITAIIQARMTSSRLPGKILMPVLEKPLLQYMIERVQRASCVESIVLATTVNKEDDPTAELGNKLGVEVFRGSEDDVLDRFFKTAQQYGGKHLMRLTGDCPLIDPDLLDELADFYFAGGYDYALNCLEPTLPDGLDAEIISMKALEEVHAKATRPSQREHVTLYVKDNPDDFKIGSWKNSTDNSHLRWTVDNREDFELIKIILEHLYLRNPLFKMQDVIELLQNNPEMLATNAHIARNEGLVKSLADEKKSYDAK from the coding sequence ATGAAAATCACAGCCATCATACAAGCACGCATGACATCTTCCCGCCTGCCGGGAAAAATTCTTATGCCTGTTCTCGAAAAACCTCTTCTTCAATATATGATTGAAAGGGTGCAAAGAGCTTCTTGCGTGGAATCTATCGTGCTGGCCACAACTGTCAATAAAGAGGATGATCCCACCGCTGAGCTTGGAAACAAGCTCGGCGTTGAGGTTTTCCGTGGTTCCGAAGACGATGTGCTGGACAGATTTTTCAAAACAGCCCAGCAATACGGCGGCAAGCATCTCATGAGATTGACTGGAGATTGCCCTCTCATCGATCCCGACCTGCTTGATGAATTGGCAGACTTTTATTTCGCCGGAGGATATGACTACGCCCTCAATTGTCTTGAACCGACTTTGCCGGACGGGCTTGATGCCGAGATAATAAGCATGAAAGCTCTTGAAGAGGTGCATGCTAAAGCAACTCGCCCGTCTCAGCGTGAGCATGTGACTCTTTATGTCAAAGACAACCCCGATGACTTCAAAATAGGATCGTGGAAAAACTCCACAGATAATTCTCACCTGCGCTGGACCGTGGACAACAGGGAAGATTTTGAGCTAATCAAGATTATACTTGAGCACCTCTATCTCCGTAATCCGCTGTTTAAAATGCAGGATGTAATTGAGTTATTACAAAACAACCCCGAGATGCTTGCGACCAACGCACACATAGCCCGCAACGAAGGGTTAGTTAAATCTTTGGCTGATGAAAAAAAGTCCTATGACGCAAAATAG
- the pseC gene encoding UDP-4-amino-4,6-dideoxy-N-acetyl-beta-L-altrosamine transaminase — MGNPKKIPYGRQSIDEHDLKAVADALTSGWLTTGPKVSEFEQAIAKLSNVAHGVAVNSGTAALHAAMYAFEVKEGDEVIVPPMTFAASANCVAYMGATPVFADVDPDTLLLSPEKVEQLITPKTKGIIAVDYAGQPCDYDALRTIADKHGLFLAADACHSIGGNLNGKMVGSLADISLYSFHPVKHMTTGEGGMAVTDNPEYDRRMRIFRNHGITADFRQRDGWFYEMEDLGFNYRLTDFQCALGLSQLEKLEQWVERRREIAALYAAEFAGIKELAPLGLRPGANHAYHLYVIRLKGSDCTSKRKALFDHLRENGLGVQVHYIPVHLHPYYQKTFGTHEGMCPVAEEAYKGIISLPMFPTMEDSDVHHVVDIIKSASTSGVF, encoded by the coding sequence ATGGGTAACCCCAAAAAAATACCCTATGGACGTCAGTCTATAGACGAACACGACTTGAAAGCTGTTGCTGACGCCCTCACTTCCGGCTGGCTCACCACCGGCCCCAAGGTCTCTGAGTTCGAACAGGCTATTGCCAAGCTCTCCAATGTTGCGCATGGCGTTGCTGTGAACAGCGGAACAGCCGCTCTGCACGCCGCTATGTATGCCTTTGAAGTCAAAGAGGGGGACGAAGTTATTGTTCCTCCTATGACCTTTGCTGCTTCGGCAAACTGCGTTGCATATATGGGCGCAACTCCTGTGTTCGCCGACGTTGATCCGGATACGCTGCTGCTCTCTCCTGAAAAAGTTGAACAGCTCATAACCCCGAAGACCAAGGGGATTATTGCCGTAGATTATGCTGGTCAGCCCTGCGACTATGACGCGCTTAGAACCATTGCAGATAAACACGGTCTATTCCTTGCCGCCGATGCCTGTCATAGCATTGGAGGCAACCTGAACGGTAAAATGGTCGGCTCTCTTGCGGACATTTCACTTTACAGCTTTCACCCGGTCAAACACATGACCACGGGCGAAGGCGGAATGGCCGTTACCGATAATCCTGAATATGACAGACGTATGCGCATTTTCCGCAATCATGGAATCACTGCTGATTTCAGACAGCGGGACGGCTGGTTCTATGAAATGGAAGACCTCGGGTTCAACTACAGACTCACAGATTTCCAGTGTGCGCTGGGACTAAGTCAACTTGAAAAGCTTGAACAATGGGTAGAAAGAAGACGGGAAATAGCCGCTCTCTATGCTGCCGAATTTGCGGGAATAAAAGAATTAGCACCTTTGGGCCTTAGACCCGGAGCCAATCACGCTTATCATCTGTACGTAATCAGGCTGAAAGGTTCTGACTGCACATCTAAGCGCAAGGCATTGTTTGACCATCTTCGTGAAAACGGACTTGGAGTTCAGGTGCATTATATTCCTGTCCATTTACATCCGTATTACCAGAAGACTTTCGGTACTCACGAAGGCATGTGCCCTGTTGCAGAAGAAGCATACAAGGGAATAATTTCATTACCGATGTTCCCGACAATGGAAGACTCTGATGTGCACCATGTCGTTGACATAATTAAGTCTGCATCAACTAGTGGAGTCTTCTAA